Genomic segment of Citrus sinensis cultivar Valencia sweet orange chromosome 7, DVS_A1.0, whole genome shotgun sequence:
ttatttatattaggtgTGGTGGGTTTGGTAGGTGAAGATAAatggttattaattttttgtaatttcttatttgaatgGTCGTGATTAGCttgtttcatgtataaataccCCCTCTCCCCTTTGGTTTAAGCATAAAGTGAAATAACAAAATCTCTAAGTtgtagagagtgaaaaataagagttgtagTTGGTGAGGAGTGttattgaagaaataaaatagtgtgttTTTTTAGTGTCATATGTGTTAACTTTCCAACAAAAATTACTGGACATGAACTTTCCTACTGCTTAATCTTTCCTGCAGCCGAAATTAGCTATAaccaataaaagaaatttcattGACTATATAGCCACAGCCCACAAGCCTGGATAATGATGCCTCTGAATTATGTTTCTCGAGCGAATGTGCAGTCCGCTAGCTTACATCCTGAGGGCTAGTGAGCTGATCTGCATGTTACACAAGGACttgttttagtttaattaattacctgaTCTACATCGCTCAAGTTCACTCcaccaaattaataaattgaagcaCGTCAATTTACGAAGAGGGCTGGTAagctgaaatttttttcacagtaaaaaaattaaagaggaaCTAATTAACTATGAATAATAATTgcattattaaacttttagtttaattaattaccttgAGGGTgcatttgattgtttttacaaacattaaTCTAATTTTATGTTTGGTGCAAACAAAATGAGTTAGGACAGCATGTCCTGCCctacatcttttttttttttttttaaatctggACCCGCGCTTTAATAAGATAAATGTAAAACTTTTTCCCATAAAGATGGAAACCTTAACTATGAATTATTACTTAGCATAATGTtatataaacatataaataaacaCACATCTAATCGCTTCTTATTGATAACACAACAACTTACATtctggggaaaaaaaaaaatactaaaccCTCAGGGTAATAGACATGATCACATCTGATCACTTCTTATTGGTGATACAAAAACATACATTCAGTATTGCAGAAGCcaaattaatcatataaaGAAGCAGAAAGGCGTGGAGTAAGAAGCACTTCAAGTGGAGTAGCTTTAGCATAGGTCAAGGATTTTGCCTCTTCCATGTCAACTGGTGCATCTGATGGGGTTGCAAAATCAAACCCATGTAGTAATGAAGCAAGTATTAGTGGCATAACTTGAAAGGCAAACGAAATTCCAGGACACATTCTTCTACCACTTCCAAATggtataaattcaaaattctgtCCCTTCAGATCAACGTCCTTGTATTTTGTAAGAAATCTTTCTGGCAGAAATCTACAAGGCTCCTCCCAAACTCCTGGATCACGCTGAATCTTCCAAGCATTAACAATAAGTTGTGTGCCTGCAGGGACATGGTAACCACTGATGTTGCAGTCTTCGATAGACTCGTGAGGTACTAAAAGTGGCGCAGCGGGGTATAAACGCAGTGTCTCCTTGAGGACGACCTGCAAATAAGCTAAATTTATCATGTCTGATTCATTCACTTGTCTATTTGTACCAACGTGAACGTCTAGTTCATTTTGAGCCTTCTCTAGAACATCGCGGTTGTTGAGAAGTAGGGCGATAGCCCATGTCAATGTTACTGCGGTAGTGTCTGAAGCTGCTAAGATTAGAGACTGCAAAAGTAGGAGTCAGCtcgattatatatataaaatagcTTTTTGCCAATTGACAtgttatcaataatttttgcaTTAGCTGTGCTTAAGTTTTTTTCAGGACAATACCAGGCATATAGCTTTAATAACAGTGTCAGTGTCATCGCCACCAGGAAGCTGCTTTGTTTTGTCATCAAACAAGGACAGCATCACATACATAAAGTCTTCATCTCCCTTAACCTCGCTAGAACCTCTTTTGCTCTTATGCTCATCCAACCATCCTTGGAAAACGAGGTCAAATTCTTTAGCTGTCTTCTTCATTAATTTCTCGTATCCGCCGATATCCAGCCATCTCAGATACGGTAAAGCGTCAGACACCACAAACTTACCAAACAAGTCAAAAAAGTCGGTCGCATGCTCTTGAAAATCAGAACTGTCTTGTGAAGTGTAACGTTTTCCTGCAATTATTCTCATGATAATATCAAGTACAATCCCCTCAATCCAGTGATTCATCTCCACTGAAACCTTATGTGAACTGCTCCTTTTGCAATTCTCG
This window contains:
- the LOC102615630 gene encoding cytochrome P450 CYP82D47-like, which gives rise to MAIFLTLGSTVLAIISGFVIFLLLLLLISLNGRTKDTQAPHQAPVAGGAWPLIGHLHLFGGQEPTHRLLGDMADKYGPIFTMKMGLNRALVVSNWEIAKECFTINDKPFANRPRSMAMDLLGYNFLAIAASPYGNYWRESRKMATIELLSNKQLQKLKHVRESEVKASIKGLFENCKRSSSHKVSVEMNHWIEGIVLDIIMRIIAGKRYTSQDSSDFQEHATDFFDLFGKFVVSDALPYLRWLDIGGYEKLMKKTAKEFDLVFQGWLDEHKSKRGSSEVKGDEDFMYVMLSLFDDKTKQLPGGDDTDTVIKAICLSLILAASDTTAVTLTWAIALLLNNRDVLEKAQNELDVHVGTNRQVNESDMINLAYLQVVLKETLRLYPAAPLLVPHESIEDCNISGYHVPAGTQLIVNAWKIQRDPGVWEEPCRFLPERFLTKYKDVDLKGQNFEFIPFGSGRRMCPGISFAFQVMPLILASLLHGFDFATPSDAPVDMEEAKSLTYAKATPLEVLLTPRLSASLYD